A single region of the Micropterus dolomieu isolate WLL.071019.BEF.003 ecotype Adirondacks linkage group LG18, ASM2129224v1, whole genome shotgun sequence genome encodes:
- the LOC123956832 gene encoding globoside alpha-1,3-N-acetylgalactosaminyltransferase 1-like isoform X1, producing the protein MALFQLCKTPTGPVRVTRVQLVLYCFLLSLIIYFLHGHKAAVSVESPHPIVHALGMDRGRGMAGMKFVKVAAPQTPLETPWGGPLVWGDTHNSDMRRAKFAQREIHTGLLALMVGTYARFVKRFISSAETHFLPGQRVTYYILTDNPRPLDPPIKLGPDRKLKVVPVAELPGWDRLTRRRMALLADAIRNRIGNEVEYIFCADIDQEFIAPVGEEILGDLVATLHPELYGMPRNAFPYEVEEVSSACVEQDEGDYYYTSELYGGLVSEMYRLARACSLLILQDQANGVMARGLEESYLNRYLIDHRPTCILSPEYSWWDSPLAADVPVQRLVSLGRQCEAYNKQERKVHRC; encoded by the exons CCAGTCAGAGTGACAAGAGTACAGCTGGTCCTGTACTGTTTTCTCCTGTCTCTTATCATAT ACTTCCTCCATGGACATAAAGCTGCTGTCAGTGTGGAGTCACCTCATCCTATAGTTCATGCCTTGGGGATGGACAGGGGAAGAGGAATGGCAGGCATGAAGTTTGTCAAGGTAGCAGCACCACAAACTCCTCTGGAGACACCATGGGGTGGTCCTTTAGTGTGGGGTGACACCCATAACTCAGATATGCGTAGGGCTAAATTTGCACAACGGGAAATCCATACAGGTCTGCTGGCCCTTATGGTTGGAACTTATGCCCGATTCGTCAAACGTTTCATCTCTTCAGCTGAAACCCACTTTCTCCCTGGTCAGAGGGTCACATACTACATTCTCACAGACAATCCCCGTCCTCTGGATCCCCCCATCAAGTTGGGTCCCGATCGAAAGCTGAAGGTGGTTCCTGTTGCAGAGCTGCCTGGGTGGGACAGGCTAACCCGTCGCCGGATGGCCCTGCTTGCTGATGCCATCAGAAACCGAATTGGCAACGAGGTTGAATACATCTTCTGCGCTGACATCGATCAGGAGTTTATCGCCCCTGTGGGAGAGGAAATCCTAGGAGACCTGGTGGCCACATTGCACCCAGAGCTCTATGGGATGCCACGAAATGCATTTCCTTACGAAGTTGAAGAAGTCTCATCAGCTTGTGTGGAGCAGGATGAAGGAGACTACTACTACACTTCTGAGTTGTATGGAGGGTTGGTTTCTGAGATGTACAGACTTGCTCGAGCCTGTTCTTTGCTCATTCTGCAGGACCAGGCTAATGGGGTAATGGCCAGGGGTCTCGAGGAGAGCTACCTGAACCGCTACCTGATCGACCACAGGCCGACCTGTATACTGTCACCAGAATATAGCTGGTGGGACTCACCCCTGGCTGCTGATGTGCCTGTACAGAGGCTAGTCTCCTTGGGAAGACAATGTGAAGCTTACAATAAGCAGGAGAGAAAGGTGCACAGATGTTGA
- the LOC123956832 gene encoding globoside alpha-1,3-N-acetylgalactosaminyltransferase 1-like isoform X2, with translation MALFQLCKTPTGPVRVTRVQLVLYCFLLSLIIYFLHGHKAAVSVESPHPIVHALGMDRGRGMAGMKFVKRVTYYILTDNPRPLDPPIKLGPDRKLKVVPVAELPGWDRLTRRRMALLADAIRNRIGNEVEYIFCADIDQEFIAPVGEEILGDLVATLHPELYGMPRNAFPYEVEEVSSACVEQDEGDYYYTSELYGGLVSEMYRLARACSLLILQDQANGVMARGLEESYLNRYLIDHRPTCILSPEYSWWDSPLAADVPVQRLVSLGRQCEAYNKQERKVHRC, from the exons CCAGTCAGAGTGACAAGAGTACAGCTGGTCCTGTACTGTTTTCTCCTGTCTCTTATCATAT ACTTCCTCCATGGACATAAAGCTGCTGTCAGTGTGGAGTCACCTCATCCTATAGTTCATGCCTTGGGGATGGACAGGGGAAGAGGAATGGCAGGCATGAAGTTTGTCAAG AGGGTCACATACTACATTCTCACAGACAATCCCCGTCCTCTGGATCCCCCCATCAAGTTGGGTCCCGATCGAAAGCTGAAGGTGGTTCCTGTTGCAGAGCTGCCTGGGTGGGACAGGCTAACCCGTCGCCGGATGGCCCTGCTTGCTGATGCCATCAGAAACCGAATTGGCAACGAGGTTGAATACATCTTCTGCGCTGACATCGATCAGGAGTTTATCGCCCCTGTGGGAGAGGAAATCCTAGGAGACCTGGTGGCCACATTGCACCCAGAGCTCTATGGGATGCCACGAAATGCATTTCCTTACGAAGTTGAAGAAGTCTCATCAGCTTGTGTGGAGCAGGATGAAGGAGACTACTACTACACTTCTGAGTTGTATGGAGGGTTGGTTTCTGAGATGTACAGACTTGCTCGAGCCTGTTCTTTGCTCATTCTGCAGGACCAGGCTAATGGGGTAATGGCCAGGGGTCTCGAGGAGAGCTACCTGAACCGCTACCTGATCGACCACAGGCCGACCTGTATACTGTCACCAGAATATAGCTGGTGGGACTCACCCCTGGCTGCTGATGTGCCTGTACAGAGGCTAGTCTCCTTGGGAAGACAATGTGAAGCTTACAATAAGCAGGAGAGAAAGGTGCACAGATGTTGA